In the genome of Candida albicans SC5314 chromosome 6, complete sequence, the window GGGGTTGTACCAGGGTGCGAATATGGGATTGTTGAAAACTGTATTTGAGGTCAATTTATCGTTGTTTGGGAAGAGCAAATTGGAAACACATAATGACCATAaagtgttgttgttgattgttaTTAGGGACCATGTTGGTGTTACGCCTGTTGAGAGCTTGGCCAAGACGTTTACGCTGGATTTGCAGAACATGTGGAGCAGCCTTGCCAAGCCAGCAGAGTTGGAGCATTTGCAGTTTGCCGACTTTTTCGATGTTACTTTCCATGCGCTTAACCATAAGGTTCTTCAACCAAAAGAGTTTGGCGAGGGTATTAACAGACTTGATGATAGGTTAGTGGTTAGCAACGAATTGTTTAAGCCCGAGTACCACCACGATGTTCCGATTGATGGGTGGACCATGTATGCTGAACGATGCTGGGAGCAGATTGAAACCAACAAGGACTTGGATTTGCCAACACAGCAGATATTGGTTGCTCAGTTCAAGTGTGACGAGATTGTTGAGAGTGTGTTCCAAGAGTTTTTGGCAAAGTACCAGCACCACTTTAAGGAGGTGGACGCTGCTCCTGATTTTGAGGAGTTGGGTGCGTTGTTTGCTGATTTGAGGCAAGACGCGTTTGAGGATTATGATGCTTCTGCGTCTAGATACAACAAGGCAGTGTATGAACAAAAGAGGAAAAAATTGAGATGGTTGATCAACGACAAGCTCAAGGAGGTGTTTGATGTGCATGCCAAGAACTTGTGTAATACTTTGTTGGAGAAGTTTGAGAAGGATCTAGTTGCATTAAAGGGTAAGGATTTTGCTGTGAATGTCAAGACATTATCTACCAAGTTGGTTGAGGATGTCAATTTCCAAGTCAGTTTGATGTCGTTGCAAGGTGATCTTTCGTTGGATGAGATAATTTTGGCGTTGACCAAGGACATTGATGCTATTGTTGCTAAGCAGCAGGTTATCGAGTTGAACTCGATTGTTAACAAGTCGGTGAAAAAGTTATCGGCCAGTTTGTCCAAGTCGATCCAGTTTGAGTTGGGCGATCCAAACGAGGAAACCTGGGATAATGTTTTGCAGCAGTTTAAGGGTGTGTACGAGAAGTTTGGTGGTGATTTTGGGCTTGGCACGTCATCCACGCAGAACCAGCAGGCCATTGAAAAGTTCAAGTTCAAATCGTGGTGCCAGTTTTATGATGTCACACACAAGTTGATTTCGAGAGAAAAGTTGTTGGCGTTGCTACAAGATAGGTTTGACGACAAGTTTAGGTACGACGAGAATGGGTTACCGAAATTGTACCTTAACGAGCAAGATTTGGAAAAGACATTTGCGGTGGCCAAGCAGCATGCGTTGCAGGTGTTGCCGATCTTGACTTTTGCCAAGTTGGCTGATGGTTCGGAGATTGTTCCCGACTACGATATTTTTGACTCAAAGTTAAGAGAACAGTTTTTAGGGGGCTACGACgatagtgatgatgaagaagatcaCTGTTTTGCCGAGATCATTACCGAGCAAGAGAAGCTGGAAGTTTTGGCTAAGTTCAAGAAGGAAGTTGATGCCAAGTACATTGAGACAAAACGTTCGATTGTTCAGCATATCACGCAAATCCCATActatatttatttgattatattgGTGCTTGGGTGGAATGAGTTTATGGCGATTATCCGCAACCCATTATTTTTCTCGTTGAGTATTGTGTTGGGTGCGACGGTGTACGTTTTGTACTATTTGGGGTTGTTGAGA includes:
- the NAG6 gene encoding dynamin-like GTPase (Protein required for wild-type mouse virulence and wild-type cycloheximide resistance; putative GTP-binding motif; similar to S. cerevisiae Yor165Wp; in gene cluster that encodes enzymes of GlcNAc catabolism; no human or murine homolog) translates to MELSEGELSHTSSSSSFVPVDQRQLQDAIQIIDENKHFNTGILDYINKTSPADVGNNYHIISVFGSQSTGKSTLLNRLFNTNFDVMDESNRQQTTKGIWLAYSPVVSTTLGHTTSKSNILVMDVEGTDGRERGEDQDFERKAALFALSTSEVLIINIWETQVGLYQGANMGLLKTVFEVNLSLFGKSKLETHNDHKVLLLIVIRDHVGVTPVESLAKTFTSDLQNMWSSLAKPAELEHLQFADFFDVTFHALNHKVLQPKEFGEGINRLDDRLVVSNELFKPEYHHDVPIDGWTMYAERCWEQIETNKDLDLPTQQILVAQFKCDEIVESVFQEFLAKYQHHFKEVDAAPDFEELGALFADLRQDAFEDYDASASRYNKAVYEQKRKKLRWLINDKLKEVFDVHAKNLCNTLLEKFEKDLVALKGKDFAVNVKTLSTKLVEDVNFQVSLMSLQGDLSLDEIILALTKDIDAIVAKQQVIELNSIVNKSVKKLSASLSKSIQFELGDPNEETWDNVLQQFKGVYEKFGGDFGLGTSSTQNQQAIEKFKFKSWCQFYDVTHKLISREKLLALLQDRFDDKFRYDENGLPKLYLNEQDLEKTFAVAKQHALQVLPILTFAKLADGSEIVPDYDIFDSKLREQFLGGYDDSDDEEDHCFAEIITEQEKSEVLAKFKKEVDAKYIETKRSIVQHITQIPYYIYLIILVLGWNEFMAIIRNPLFFSLSIVLGATVYVLYYLGLLRPALVVAQRTMDEVIVMAKTKLREVLIDDHEVTGRQLNKMAGSKENIELDDM